From Proteus vulgaris:
CAGTTTGTTTGTGAAGTGTTCAAACAAACGTATATTCGTAAAAAGTTGAGAAAAATTGTTTGACTTCTTAGGCTGAGAAAGTAATATGTGCGCCACACAGAGACGAGATGTTCAGTAAGAACTTCTTCGAGTGGTTCTAAATATGGTGAGATGGCCGAGAGGCTGAAGGCGCTCCCCTGCTAAGGGAGTATGCGGTCAAAAGCTGCATCGAGGGTTCGAATCCCTCTCTCACCGCCATTTAGATTGCATCCTTAGCTCAGCTGGATAGAGTACTCGGCTACGAACCGAGCGGTCGGAGGTTCGAATCCTCCAGGATGCACCAATTCCAACCCCATGATTAATGTATGGGGTTTTTATTTTGGTGCAAATGGTGAATAATTTGCATTAAAAGAGTAAAGTATAAAAACGGCGCATCCTTAGCTCAGCTGGATAGAGTACTCGGCTACGAACCGAGCGGTCGGAGGTTCGAATCCTCCAGGATGCACCATCTCATTACTCATTATGCCAATTGCAATATGAGCAGCTAGAAAGATTACTACGACGCATCCTTAGCTCAGCTGGATAGAGTACTCGGCTACGAACCGAGCGGTCGGAGGTTCGAATCCTCCAGGATGCACCATCTTTTATCAGATATTGTAGTAAATCATTTCTAGAATAATTCGTTAGACCTGCATCCTTAGCTCAGCTGGATAGAGTACTCGGCTACGAACCGAGCGGTCGGAGGTTCGAATCCTCCAGGATGCACCATCTTTTAAGCCTCGCAATAGCGAGGCTTTTTGCTTTCTATAATTCGCTTATTTCTTATGATGTTAATCTTTTGTTTAGCATCAACTAACAATGCTAACATCATCTAATCAGCGACAATTTAGTGACTTTACGATAAAGTAACTCCTATCTATTTACTTACATTAATCAACGCGGGAGGTCACCTTTGATCCCGGACGTATCCAAAGCGCTTTCTTGGTTGGAAGCACACCCTAAAGTTTTATGTGGCATCCACCGTGGTATTGAGCGCGAAACCTTAAGAGTAACGCCAGAAGGCAATTTAGCATCAACAGAACACCCTATTTCATTGGGTAAATCATTAACTCATAAATGGATCACAACGGATTTTGCTGAGTCTCTGTTAGAGTTTATTACGCCTGTTGATGACAATATTTCACATACCTTGCATTTTTTAGGCGATTTACATCGCTATACGGCGCGTCACTTAGACAATGAACGTATGTGGCCTATGAGTATGCCTTGCTTTATTGAAGCGGAAGATAAGATTACGCTTGCTCAATTTGGCACATCCAATGTAGGGCGTTTTAAAACGTTATATCGTGAAGGATTGAAAAATCGTTATGGTGCTTTAATGCAAACCATTTCAGGTGTGCATTATAACTTTTCATTACCTATTGAATTTTGGCAAGCATGGGCGAATGTAAAAGATGAAGAGAGTGGTAAAGAAGCGATTTCAGACGGTTATCTGCGTTTGATCCGTAACTATTATCGCTTTGGTTGGGTTATTCCATTCTTTTTTGGTGCATCGCCAGCAATTTGTGGATCTTTCTTGAAGGGAAGAGAGACAAACTTACCATTTGAAAGTACGCCAAAAGGTGCGAAATATTTACCTTATGCAACGTCATTACGTTTAAGTGACTTGGGATATACCAATAAATCACAAAGTGATTTAGATATTACCTTTAATCACCTTGGAACCTACGTTAAAGGGCTGAAAAAAGCGATTCATAAACCATCTGACGAATTTGCTAAACTGGGTATTAAGAATAAAGATGGTGAGTACATTCAATTAAACACCAATGTACTGCAGATTGAAAATGAGCTTTATGCACCTATTCGTCCTAAGCGTGTCGTTAAAGGGGATGAATCGCCTTCTGATGCTTTATTACGTGGTGGTATTGAATATATCGAAGTTCGCTCACTCGATATCAATCCATTTACGCCAATTGGTGTCGATGAAACACAAATTCGTTTCCTTGATTTATTCTTAATTTGGTGTGTTTTAGCTGATGCACCTGAAATGAGTGCTTCTGAATTAGCGTGTTGTCGTGCAAATTGGAATAACGTTATTCTAGAAGGGCGTAAGCCTGGTCAAGTTATTGGAATGGGTTGTGGTGAAAGAAAAGAACCATTAGCACAAGTAGGTAAAGCGTTATTTGCGGATTTAAAACGTGTGGCAAATGTGCTTGATTGTTGTTCTGGCACAAAATACATGGAAGTTTGTGTTAAGTTAGAAGAAATGTTTGATAATCCAGAGCTAACCTTCTCTGGTAGGCTGTTAGAGAAAATCAAAACACAAGGCATTGGCAGTTATGGTTTATCTTTAGCGGAAGAATATTACCAAGAATTAATTAAAACACCTTATGAAACGTTGACTGATGAAGCTTTTGATCATGAGAGAATTTCATCCATAAAACGTCAAGAAGAGTTAGAAAAGAGTGATACCATTTCTTTTGATGAGTATTTGAAGATCCATGCAGGGGCAAATGCCGATAACGTGGCTTCCTAAACTTAGATAGAAAAAAGCCACACTAAGATTTGTGTGGCTGAAAAATTCTATAGAGAAATAGGGATGATAACATTTTGCGCGTATTCATTACTAAGACCGAGCTACTTGCAGAAAGTTTCATTTTTTCTTAAAAATATTTAAATTTTTCTTAGGAGGTTTTTTATGCCTTTATTGGATAGCTTTACTGTTGACCATACACGTATGTCTGCACCAGCTGTACGCGTTGCTAAAACAATGAAAACGCCATCTGGTGATACCATCACGGTATTTGATTTGCGTTTTACTGTGCCAAATAAAAAAGCCATGCCTGAGAAAGGAATTCACACATTAGAGCATTTGTTCGCTGGCTTCATGCGTAACCATCTTAATGGTAATGGTGTTGAGATTATTGATATCTCCCCAATGGGATGCCGTACCGGCTTCTATATGAGCTTAATTGGGCAACCAGAAGAACAGCGAGTTGCTAATGCATGGAAAGCAGCAATGGAAGATGTTTTGAAAGTAAAAGATCAAAATCATATCCCTGAGTTAAATGTGTATCAATGCGGCACTTATGAAATGCATTCTCTGACTGAAGCGCAAGATATTGCACGAGACATTTTAGCTCATAATATTGGTATTAATCATAACGACGAATTAGCACTTCCTGAAGAGACATTAAAAGAGCTACATATCTAGATTTAGCTACTTTATAAAACTAGGGGACAATAGATCAAGAAATTCGCATCCTGATTTATTGTCTCTTTTTATTCTAATATCCTTCCTCTTTTTCTTTTCGTTATCCCATTGTTTTATTTTCTTATCTTCTTATATTGTTATTACAATAATGGATTAAATTTATGCTTAATACACGGAGTACACTTTTGTTATGGAAAATCACCAATTCTTATCGCCTAAATTGGTTTTAGAGTTTTTTGTTCGAGAATTTTATTTTTTTGGTAAAAGTACGTTGCGTACTCAATTTCCTAAAGATGCTTTTTTCTATCAGGGCCTCTCTAAAGCACAAGAATATCGTTATTTTGAGCGTGTACATAAACAGTATGTTAGGCGGTTTCACTCTGAGCCTGAGCTCATTATCAAGCCTGAACATTTGTTATTTTCCTCAGAAATAGAGACTCAACGATTTGAAAAAATAACTAAAGCTGAAACTAATACGATAATCAAAATCGGTGGGGATTATCTCTATAAAGAAAAAGAAGATGAAGAATATCATTGGTATTTTCAGGAGGATAGAATTAAAACTAATAGTTATTCTGGTGAAAGTTTAGATTTAAAATATGAAAATATTCAGACTTTAGCACCTCATAATTTCAATATTGAATCAGTAAAAGGTGATGGCTCTATCATTACTAATTTTCCACGCAAGTCTCTTTCTCTTACTTTAAGCAAAGGCGAAACAGCGTGTTTTATTTGCCGACGAGAAGAGTACGGTTATTCTTATTCTCATGAGCCTGCACTTAATTTAGTGATGTGGATAAAGAATCATGGTTTTTATTCTGATTATCAACAAGTAAGACCCACTCAACTTAAGACAGAACAAGTGATAACTCCTTTCTATTTGAAACCTGCGAGAGAATTTGATTTTCGTAATAGTAAATTACGATTTGAATTGGGATAAACAGCAAAAATAAAGCGCTTAAATAAGCGCTTTATTTTGTATTCGTGACCCGTCCTAAATAAGGTTGACACTTTTCCAATCTGAAATTGGAGAATGTAATGAAACCAATCACTAAACGGACTCAACGCGATTATTCTCTCGCTTTTAAATTACAGCTTGTTGACCAAGTTGAAAAAGGCGAAATAACCTATAAACAAGCCCAAGATCACTATGGTATACAAGGATGCTCTACTGTTTTAGTTTGGCTTCGTAAGCATGGTAGGTTAGATTGGTCAAACGGTACCCCTGATACTTTTTATAGAGGTTCAGCTATGACCCAATCTTCTGAACAACAAACGCCGGAACAACGCATTAAGATCCTTGAAAAGGAACTTGAAGAAGCTCGGCTTAAATCCGATTTTTTCGAAGCTGTGGTTAAAGTCATGGATAGAGACTTTGGAGTTCGTTTGTCAAAAAAGCGCAAAGCCGAGTTATTAAAGAAAAAACGGTTAAAAACCTCACCGTAACAATTGCTTGCCGTTTTATGCAGATCAGCCGACAGGCTTATTACAAGAGGCTGGATAGAACTGAGGAACGAAAGAAAGCAGATTCGGCCATTATTGATGTTGTTAAATCTGAACGAGTCTTACAACCTCGACTGGGTGGGCGTAAATTACATTTTATTTTAAAGCAAAAACAGATGGTTATTGGTCGTGATCGGCTATTTTCTTTATTGAAAGAACATCAGTTACTGGTGCCTAATAAACGGGCTTATCATCGAACAACCTTAAGCCATCATCGTTTTCATCGGCATCCAAATTTAATTAAGTCAGGGTTTATCCCCACACAACCAGAACAGCTTTGGGTGGCAGATATTACCTATTTATCGACGCATGAAGGTGATACTTATTTAAGTTTAATTACGGATGCGTATTCACGAAAAATCGTGGGATATCATTTAGATAACAATATGAAAACAAGTTCAGTGAAGAAATCGTTGGTTCAGGCGTTAAAAAAACGGACTTCGACAACTTCGTTAATCCATCATTCAGATCGAGGGATACAGTATTGTTCTTCGGAATATCAGGAGATACATAAAGAGCATAATATTCAATGTTCTATGGCTGATGGGTATGATTGTTATCAAAATGCCTTAGCAGAACGAATTAATGGAATATTAAAAATGGAGTATCTACTGATAAAACCGAGTAATCTAGAACAAGCAAGAAAATTAGTAGAAGAATCAATTCAACTCTATAATGAAAAACGGCCACACTTATCGTTAAACTATAAAACGCCCGATGAAGTACATCGAGCGTTTTATGCCTGAAAAGTTGTCAACCTATATCAGGACTAGTCATCGTTAAAGATGAGGTAGCACGAGATGGCGAATTAAAGCCTTTTTGATGACGTTGTCTTGAACATCAAGTATTTCAAATTCATAATCACTGACTTTTATTTTATTGCCGACAACGGGTAAATCGCCAAGCTCTTCAATAATGACGCCGTTAATGGTTCTGGCTTCATCTTCAGGTAAATGCCAACCAAATGCTTTATTGATATCTCGAATATTTGTTGTACCGTCAACGAGCAATGAACCATCTTTTTGAGGGATAACTTCTTCTGCTAATGAAGGTGACATTGAGGTGGTAAAGTCACCCACAATTTCTTCTAGAATATCTTCAACGGTGACTAAACCTTGAATCTCACCGTATTCATCAACCACAATACCCGCTTTTTCATTATTCAGCTGAAAATTGACAAGCTGTAAATTTAAAGGTGTGCTTTCAGGAATAAAATAGACTTTATCTGCCGCTTTTATCAAAATTTGTTTGGTGAATTCTTTTTTCTCAGTCATTAAGCGATAGGCTTCTCGTACTCGTAGCATACCAATGGCATCATCAAGTGTATCGCGATAAAGCACTATTCGACCATGAGGAGAATGGGTTAACTGTCTTACGATGGATTTCCATTCATCATTGACATCAATACCAAAAATCTCATTTCTTGGTACCATAATATCGCCAATAGTCACTTTTTCTAAATCAAGAATAGAAAGCAACATATTTTGATTTCTTTGGGAAAGCTTTGATTTTGACTCATTTACAATTGTTCGTAGCTCTTCTTTTGAAACAGCATTACCTTGTATTACTGGCGATTTGATCCCTAAAATTCGCATCAGTATTAATGTGATTTTATTAAAAAACCAAACAATAGGTAGCATCAGTTTTTGCAAAGGAGAGAGAATAACACTACTTGGATAGGCGACCCGTTCTGGATACAGTGCTGCGATTGATTTTGGTAATACTTCAGCAAAAATAAGGATCACAAAAGTTAATATACCTGTGGCTATAGCAACACCAGCATTACCATATAAACGCATACCCACAATAGTCGCTAATGCAGATGCGACGATATTAATCAGATTATTGCCAATCAATACCAAACTGATCAATCTGTCCGGACGTTGTAATAGTTTTTCAACACGTTTTGCAGAGCGATTTCCTTGTTTTGCCGCATGACGAAGACGATAACGATTAATCGTCATCATGCTGGTTTCTGTTCCAGAAAAATAAGCTGAGGCAATAATCATCGCTATTAGTATGATAATGAGCGTAGTTGTCGACACATGCTCCAAAATTGAGATCCTTTTGCTACCCTAAAATAAAAATTAATTAAGCACTAACTCTTGTAATAAACGATTACCAAAAAAAGCTAATGTCAAAATAATGGCGCCAATCAAGTTAAAAATAATGACTTTTTTTCCTCTCCATCCTTCGCGGAAATGTCCCCATAATAAAATGACGTAAACAAACCAAGCGATGATAGAAAAAATCGATTTATGGATATTTTCTTTACCAAAAATATTATCCATGTACACCAAACCTGTACACAATGTTAGTGTTAGTAACACAACACCCACCTGTGTAATGTGAAACATTTTTCGTTCAATTGTCATTAATGGTGGCATTTGAGGTGAAAATTTTAGTTTCTTATTCTTTAGTTGATAGTCTAGCCAACTCAGTTGTAATGCATATAACGCTGCAATCAATAATGTGGCATAACTTAATAATGCAAGCCCAATATGAATAAAGAGTGATGTGCTACTTTCAAGATGTGTAACAAATTCACCCGGCATGAGTGCCGCAATGACAAGATTGACTATTGCAAAACAATAAACAATAGGCAGTAAAAACCATGCTCGGCCACGAGAAGCCACAATCGTCATAATAACGCAGACCATCAGGCTTACAACGGCACCTAGATTGGTGAGTGAAAGATCCTGCCCGCTATGAGGACGGAAAATTAAAAATTTTAATGAAATAGCATGCGCAACAAGCGCAATAACCGCGAAGAGGAGTGCTAATCCACGGTATCCATTCTGCTCTTTTCGTAACAGGCCCGGTAAAATGAGCACCAGACTGAGTAAATAAGCGCAGACAGCGACGATAGAGATTGATATAACGGGCATAGTTTCGCTTACATATATTGTTTGAATAACTTCCTAGTATAGCGCTAGGAGCATTCGGCTCCAACTATTGAAGTCATTAAGCTTAAATCTCTATGCAGAGATCCGAGAGTCATCGTGATATAATCGATGACATACATACTGATAAGCCCAACTTTAACACTGAGCTAAGATAATGTTTGAGAATTTAAGTGACAGATTATCGCGCACGCTGCGCAATATAAGCGGTCGAGGAAGACTGACCGAAGAAAACATTAAAGAGACACTGCGTGAAGTGCGTATGGCGTTATTAGAAGCCGACGTTGCCTTACCAGTGGTTCGTGATTTTATTGCGCGAATTAAAGAAAACGCAGTAGGACATGAAGTTAACAAAAGCCTGACACCGGGTCAGGAGTTTGTGAAGATAGTTCAAAATGAACTCGTCAATGCGATGGGGGAAGTCAATACTGACCTTGATCTTTCTGCTCAGCCACCTGCTGTTGTTTTAATGGCAGGCTTGCAAGGTGCTGGTAAAACAACCAGTGTTGCAAAATTAGGTAAATTCTTAAAAGAGAAAAAGAAGAAAAAGGTTCTGGTTGTTTCTGCTGACGTTTATCGCCCAGCGGCGATTAAACAACTTGAAACATTGGCTGAAACAGTTGGTATTGATTTCTTCCCATCAACAGTGCAAGAAAACCCAGTGACGATTGCAAGTAATGCATTAAAACATGCACAGCTTCAATTTTATGATGTGTTACTGGTGGATACCGCGGGACGTTTGCACGTAGATGAAGGCATGATGGAGGAGATCCAGCTTCTTCATAAAGCCATTAACCCGGTTGAAACTTTATTTGTTGTTGATGCTATGACGGGTCAAGATGCAGCAAATACAGCAAAAGCCTTTAACGAAGCATTACCATTAACAGGGGTTGTTTTAACGAA
This genomic window contains:
- the gshA gene encoding glutamate--cysteine ligase, with amino-acid sequence MIPDVSKALSWLEAHPKVLCGIHRGIERETLRVTPEGNLASTEHPISLGKSLTHKWITTDFAESLLEFITPVDDNISHTLHFLGDLHRYTARHLDNERMWPMSMPCFIEAEDKITLAQFGTSNVGRFKTLYREGLKNRYGALMQTISGVHYNFSLPIEFWQAWANVKDEESGKEAISDGYLRLIRNYYRFGWVIPFFFGASPAICGSFLKGRETNLPFESTPKGAKYLPYATSLRLSDLGYTNKSQSDLDITFNHLGTYVKGLKKAIHKPSDEFAKLGIKNKDGEYIQLNTNVLQIENELYAPIRPKRVVKGDESPSDALLRGGIEYIEVRSLDINPFTPIGVDETQIRFLDLFLIWCVLADAPEMSASELACCRANWNNVILEGRKPGQVIGMGCGERKEPLAQVGKALFADLKRVANVLDCCSGTKYMEVCVKLEEMFDNPELTFSGRLLEKIKTQGIGSYGLSLAEEYYQELIKTPYETLTDEAFDHERISSIKRQEELEKSDTISFDEYLKIHAGANADNVAS
- a CDS encoding cytochrome C assembly family protein; this encodes MPVISISIVAVCAYLLSLVLILPGLLRKEQNGYRGLALLFAVIALVAHAISLKFLIFRPHSGQDLSLTNLGAVVSLMVCVIMTIVASRGRAWFLLPIVYCFAIVNLVIAALMPGEFVTHLESSTSLFIHIGLALLSYATLLIAALYALQLSWLDYQLKNKKLKFSPQMPPLMTIERKMFHITQVGVVLLTLTLCTGLVYMDNIFGKENIHKSIFSIIAWFVYVILLWGHFREGWRGKKVIIFNLIGAIILTLAFFGNRLLQELVLN
- the luxS gene encoding S-ribosylhomocysteine lyase — its product is MPLLDSFTVDHTRMSAPAVRVAKTMKTPSGDTITVFDLRFTVPNKKAMPEKGIHTLEHLFAGFMRNHLNGNGVEIIDISPMGCRTGFYMSLIGQPEEQRVANAWKAAMEDVLKVKDQNHIPELNVYQCGTYEMHSLTEAQDIARDILAHNIGINHNDELALPEETLKELHI
- a CDS encoding IS3 family transposase (programmed frameshift) codes for the protein MKPITKRTQRDYSLAFKLQLVDQVEKGEITYKQAQDHYGIQGCSTVLVWLRKHGRLDWSNGTPDTFYRGSAMTQSSEQQTPEQRIKILEKELEEARLKSDFFEAVVKVMDRDFGGSFVKKAQSRVIKEKTVKNLTVTIACRFMQISRQAYYKRLDRTEERKKADSAIIDVVKSERVLQPRLGGRKLHFILKQKQMVIGRDRLFSLLKEHQLLVPNKRAYHRTTLSHHRFHRHPNLIKSGFIPTQPEQLWVADITYLSTHEGDTYLSLITDAYSRKIVGYHLDNNMKTSSVKKSLVQALKKRTSTTSLIHHSDRGIQYCSSEYQEIHKEHNIQCSMADGYDCYQNALAERINGILKMEYLLIKPSNLEQARKLVEESIQLYNEKRPHLSLNYKTPDEVHRAFYA
- a CDS encoding CNNM domain-containing protein; translation: MEHVSTTTLIIILIAMIIASAYFSGTETSMMTINRYRLRHAAKQGNRSAKRVEKLLQRPDRLISLVLIGNNLINIVASALATIVGMRLYGNAGVAIATGILTFVILIFAEVLPKSIAALYPERVAYPSSVILSPLQKLMLPIVWFFNKITLILMRILGIKSPVIQGNAVSKEELRTIVNESKSKLSQRNQNMLLSILDLEKVTIGDIMVPRNEIFGIDVNDEWKSIVRQLTHSPHGRIVLYRDTLDDAIGMLRVREAYRLMTEKKEFTKQILIKAADKVYFIPESTPLNLQLVNFQLNNEKAGIVVDEYGEIQGLVTVEDILEEIVGDFTTSMSPSLAEEVIPQKDGSLLVDGTTNIRDINKAFGWHLPEDEARTINGVIIEELGDLPVVGNKIKVSDYEFEILDVQDNVIKKALIRHLVLPHL
- the ffh gene encoding signal recognition particle protein; translated protein: MFENLSDRLSRTLRNISGRGRLTEENIKETLREVRMALLEADVALPVVRDFIARIKENAVGHEVNKSLTPGQEFVKIVQNELVNAMGEVNTDLDLSAQPPAVVLMAGLQGAGKTTSVAKLGKFLKEKKKKKVLVVSADVYRPAAIKQLETLAETVGIDFFPSTVQENPVTIASNALKHAQLQFYDVLLVDTAGRLHVDEGMMEEIQLLHKAINPVETLFVVDAMTGQDAANTAKAFNEALPLTGVVLTKVDGDARGGAALSIRHITGKPIKFLGVGEKTEALEPFHPDRIASRILGMGDVLSLIEDIESKVDRAQAEKLATKLKKGDGFDLNDFLDQLKQMKNMGGMASMLSKMPGMSQVPDAVKSQMDDSILVKMEAIINSMTKKERQKPEIIKGSRKRRIATGSGTQVQDVNRLLKQFDDMQRMMKKMKKGGMAKMMRSMKGMMPPGFPGR